A single region of the Halobellus ruber genome encodes:
- a CDS encoding endonuclease dU, with amino-acid sequence MKPGTRALGVAESTVEDHCLFCGAVVRADRAVDGVSFASATVGGLDATDAVLRLLDRLDRDDVRYLLVSGVAPAWFNVLDLDRVAAAADRPVLALSYEASPGLAPAIERAFEGEAAAERLAVYDRLPPRRRLRVNDETVFVRSVGLGGEAADPGDGSTPTASDDVARVIRAYTPSGGRPEPVRVARLAARGAQAWRAADADRHG; translated from the coding sequence GTGAAACCCGGGACCCGGGCGCTGGGCGTTGCCGAGTCGACGGTCGAGGACCACTGCCTGTTCTGCGGTGCCGTCGTCCGCGCCGACCGCGCCGTCGACGGCGTCAGCTTCGCGTCGGCGACCGTCGGCGGCCTCGACGCGACCGACGCGGTCCTGCGGCTGCTCGATCGGCTCGACCGCGACGACGTCCGGTACCTGCTGGTTTCGGGCGTCGCCCCCGCGTGGTTCAACGTCCTCGACCTCGACCGGGTCGCCGCGGCGGCCGACCGGCCGGTGCTCGCACTCTCCTATGAGGCGAGTCCGGGGCTGGCGCCGGCGATCGAACGGGCGTTCGAGGGCGAAGCCGCCGCCGAACGCCTGGCGGTCTACGACCGGTTGCCGCCGCGGCGACGCCTCCGCGTGAACGACGAAACGGTGTTCGTCAGAAGCGTCGGCCTCGGCGGGGAAGCCGCCGACCCCGGGGACGGCTCGACACCGACAGCGTCCGACGACGTGGCGCGGGTGATCCGGGCGTACACGCCGAGCGGCGGCCGCCCCGAACCGGTCCGGGTGGCGAGGCTGGCGGCCCGGGGCGCACAGGCGTGGCGCGCCGCCGACGCGGACCGTCACGGGTAA
- a CDS encoding DUF5786 family protein, with translation MGFGSYDESEQENQDFDTDLDDEDGVATSQADHGGDVEFEIGASNDELLDRLKDIKEE, from the coding sequence ATGGGATTCGGGAGCTACGACGAGTCCGAACAGGAGAACCAGGACTTCGACACCGACCTCGACGACGAGGACGGCGTTGCCACCTCCCAGGCGGACCACGGCGGCGACGTCGAGTTCGAGATCGGCGCATCGAACGACGAACTTCTCGACCGGCTCAAGGACATCAAAGAGGAGTGA
- a CDS encoding MBL fold metallo-hydrolase → MEIHTVTEGATEFTCNAYLLAGDPPALVDAGTMPGVDDVIADHVEDLDAVYLTHQHGDHVGELDAVLDRFDADLYAHGDHPRRTGGLEDGRTIDLGGESYEVVHTPGHAADHVSFVGSERVFSGDVVVYNDGAFDDGSFGRTDYPGQSRERLIGSLRTLLDRLPETVSGLYAGHGDIYRADPTGPDESVRAVIERALARAERRDPKYPDE, encoded by the coding sequence ATGGAGATTCACACCGTTACCGAGGGCGCAACGGAGTTCACCTGCAACGCCTACCTGCTCGCGGGCGACCCGCCGGCGCTCGTCGACGCGGGGACGATGCCGGGCGTCGACGACGTGATCGCCGACCACGTCGAGGACCTCGACGCCGTCTACCTCACCCACCAGCACGGCGACCACGTGGGGGAACTCGACGCGGTGCTCGACCGGTTCGACGCCGACCTCTACGCTCACGGCGACCACCCGCGCCGGACCGGCGGACTCGAAGACGGCCGGACGATCGATCTCGGCGGGGAGTCCTACGAGGTGGTCCACACCCCCGGCCACGCCGCGGACCACGTCTCGTTCGTCGGCAGCGAGCGGGTGTTCAGCGGCGACGTGGTGGTGTACAACGACGGCGCGTTCGACGACGGCAGTTTCGGGCGGACCGACTACCCCGGACAGTCGCGGGAGCGGCTGATCGGGAGCCTGCGGACCCTGCTCGACCGGCTGCCCGAGACGGTATCGGGGCTGTACGCCGGCCACGGCGACATCTACCGTGCGGACCCGACGGGGCCCGACGAGTCGGTCCGGGCGGTCATCGAGCGGGCGTTAGCGCGGGCGGAGCGGCGGGACCCGAAGTATCCGGACGAGTAG
- a CDS encoding 50S ribosomal protein L40e has protein sequence MPKNDAAVARELEKQICMRCNARNPQRADSCRKCGYKNLRPKSKERRAA, from the coding sequence ATGCCCAAGAACGACGCCGCGGTCGCACGCGAACTGGAGAAGCAGATCTGTATGCGGTGTAACGCCCGAAACCCGCAGCGCGCCGACTCCTGTCGGAAGTGCGGCTACAAGAACCTCCGACCCAAGTCGAAGGAACGCCGCGCCGCCTGA
- the trxA gene encoding thioredoxin: MTVRLLDFYADWCGPCKKQDPILEELEAEYDDVEFRKIDVDTEQDVANQYQVRSLPTVVVERDGDIVDRFVGFTQREDIEAALEQAAQPAGA, encoded by the coding sequence ATGACTGTCCGACTACTGGATTTCTACGCCGACTGGTGTGGTCCGTGCAAGAAGCAGGACCCCATCCTCGAGGAGCTGGAGGCCGAGTACGACGACGTCGAGTTCCGGAAGATCGACGTCGACACCGAGCAGGACGTCGCAAACCAGTACCAGGTCCGATCGTTGCCGACGGTCGTCGTCGAGCGCGACGGCGACATCGTCGACCGGTTCGTCGGCTTCACCCAGCGGGAGGACATCGAGGCCGCCCTGGAGCAGGCCGCACAGCCCGCCGGCGCCTGA
- a CDS encoding preprotein translocase subunit Sec61beta has translation MSSGQNSGGLMSSAGLVRYFDAEDRNAIRIDPKTIVAFGLLFGVGVLVLNAVAI, from the coding sequence ATGAGCAGCGGCCAGAACTCCGGCGGGCTGATGTCCAGTGCGGGACTCGTCCGCTACTTCGACGCCGAGGACCGCAACGCCATCCGGATCGACCCGAAGACCATCGTCGCGTTCGGCCTCCTGTTCGGCGTCGGCGTCCTCGTGCTGAACGCCGTCGCGATCTGA
- the pdxT gene encoding pyridoxal 5'-phosphate synthase glutaminase subunit PdxT — protein MLRAGVVAVQGDVSEHAAAIRRAGAAHGEDVEVHEIRQSGTVPDCDVLLLPGGESTAISRLLSREGIDREIRDHVAAGKPVLATCAGLIVASSDANDDRVDTLDLIDATVDRNAFGRQVDSFEAPLDVAGFDEPFPAVFIRAPVIDAVGEGVEVLAAWEGDPVAVRDGPVVGTAFHPELTADSRIHDLAFFEDVAVEA, from the coding sequence ATGTTACGAGCAGGTGTCGTCGCCGTCCAGGGCGACGTCTCCGAGCACGCGGCGGCGATCCGGCGCGCGGGGGCGGCCCACGGCGAGGACGTCGAGGTCCACGAGATCAGGCAGTCGGGGACGGTCCCGGACTGCGACGTGCTGCTCCTGCCGGGCGGGGAGTCGACCGCCATCTCGCGACTCCTCTCCCGGGAGGGGATCGATCGGGAGATACGGGACCACGTCGCCGCCGGCAAACCCGTGCTCGCGACGTGTGCGGGGCTGATTGTCGCTTCCAGCGACGCCAACGACGACCGAGTGGATACCCTGGATCTCATCGACGCCACCGTCGACCGCAACGCGTTCGGCCGGCAGGTCGACAGCTTCGAGGCGCCGCTTGACGTCGCCGGCTTCGACGAGCCGTTCCCGGCGGTGTTCATCCGCGCGCCCGTCATCGACGCGGTCGGCGAGGGGGTCGAGGTGTTGGCGGCCTGGGAGGGCGACCCGGTCGCGGTCCGGGACGGCCCGGTGGTCGGCACCGCGTTCCACCCCGAACTCACCGCCGACAGCCGGATCCACGACCTCGCGTTCTTCGAGGACGTCGCGGTCGAAGCGTGA
- a CDS encoding M20/M25/M40 family metallo-hydrolase — protein MTQDTAAVAELTRRLVSIPSHADEGAAGDAVEEWLRAETDAAVRRDDHGNVLARRGEGAASLALVGHHDVVDPDPSQVVSGTPDDPDPEYRIEAREGRLHGRGTADMKGSLAAALLAFRDADPAGELVFASFAGEERGGVGARAAIDDGFAPDYAVVGEGTTGYSGPDTTDVAVAHRGRRGSTLTAHGTAAHASEPDAGENAVYRACDAVDVVRDLPAPETTVLGHQVRGSVAVTGIEGGSGWNVIPEDCSVTVDERTVPGERVPLDRVETVDGVEWTVDQDLPPMACDDADFADAALAAADAAQTGTPDHVVKPHATDAGWLAAAGTTCVVAGAAEPGEAHTATESVSLDVLERCRRLYRRVAERWPAT, from the coding sequence GTGACCCAGGACACGGCGGCGGTGGCGGAACTCACCAGACGGCTGGTTTCGATCCCGAGCCACGCCGACGAGGGGGCGGCCGGCGACGCCGTCGAGGAGTGGCTGCGCGCGGAGACCGACGCCGCGGTGCGCCGCGACGACCACGGCAACGTCCTCGCACGCCGGGGCGAGGGGGCGGCGTCGCTCGCGCTCGTCGGCCACCACGACGTGGTCGACCCCGACCCCTCGCAGGTGGTGTCGGGGACGCCAGACGACCCCGACCCGGAGTACCGCATCGAGGCGCGGGAGGGCCGGCTCCACGGCCGCGGCACCGCGGATATGAAGGGGTCGCTCGCGGCCGCACTGCTCGCGTTCCGGGACGCCGACCCGGCCGGCGAACTCGTGTTCGCGTCGTTCGCCGGCGAGGAGCGGGGCGGCGTGGGCGCCCGCGCCGCCATCGACGACGGGTTCGCGCCGGATTACGCCGTCGTCGGCGAGGGGACGACGGGGTATTCCGGCCCCGACACGACCGACGTCGCGGTCGCCCACCGCGGCCGACGGGGGTCGACCCTGACGGCCCACGGGACGGCGGCCCACGCCAGCGAGCCCGACGCGGGCGAGAACGCGGTCTACCGCGCCTGCGACGCGGTCGACGTCGTGCGGGACCTCCCCGCGCCGGAGACCACGGTCCTCGGCCACCAAGTTCGGGGAAGCGTCGCCGTCACCGGGATCGAGGGCGGGTCGGGGTGGAACGTGATCCCCGAGGACTGTTCGGTCACGGTCGACGAGCGAACCGTCCCGGGCGAGCGGGTCCCGCTCGACCGCGTCGAAACGGTCGACGGCGTCGAGTGGACCGTCGACCAGGACCTCCCCCCGATGGCGTGCGACGACGCCGACTTCGCCGACGCCGCGCTCGCGGCCGCCGACGCGGCACAGACAGGAACGCCCGACCACGTCGTCAAGCCGCACGCCACCGACGCCGGGTGGCTCGCGGCCGCCGGGACGACCTGCGTCGTCGCCGGTGCGGCCGAGCCGGGGGAGGCACACACCGCGACCGAGAGCGTCTCGCTCGATGTCTTAGAGCGGTGTCGACGGCTCTACCGGCGGGTCGCCGAGCGGTGGCCGGCGACGTGA
- a CDS encoding carboxypeptidase M32, translated as MATDASEAERSEEAPDAYRRLLEEYRRVANLKAASGVLSWDQQVMMPEAGTPARSQQLSTLSGLSHELLTDDAVAEALDELESAELTPELSASVREIRRKHDRAAAVPRSLIEEMSTASSEALPAWEAAKADDDFESFVPHLETHVELSREYAEQIDPDRDPYAVLFEEFEPCLPLERAESILATLKETLVPMIEEIRASEADLATDAFTSLGEYPADTQEELCRDVLTALGYPWERGRLDTAPHPFSSGTTFDARVTTRFDESDPLGSLLSTVHEFGHATYTLGLPDDHYATPLGEDRDLSVHESQSRLWENHVGRSQAFWESFLPTVAEQFPQASDVTPREAYEAANQVYENNLIRVEADELTYHLHVVIRYEIERDLIRGDLDVAEVPDVWNDKYEQYLGIRPETDTEGCLQDIHWAHGNFGYFPTYSLGSAMAAQLYAAAEADIDGLESSVAAGEFDALHGWLTENVHRHGARYETDDLVEHATGSPFTADAFVDYVTEKYGALYDLDTV; from the coding sequence ATGGCGACAGACGCATCCGAGGCCGAGCGGTCCGAGGAGGCGCCGGACGCATACCGGCGACTCCTCGAGGAGTACCGGCGCGTGGCGAACCTCAAGGCGGCGAGCGGCGTCCTCTCGTGGGACCAGCAGGTGATGATGCCCGAGGCGGGCACCCCGGCGCGCTCCCAGCAGCTCTCGACGCTGTCGGGGCTCTCCCACGAACTGCTCACCGACGACGCCGTCGCCGAGGCGCTCGACGAACTCGAATCCGCGGAGCTGACCCCCGAATTGTCGGCGTCGGTCAGGGAGATCCGCCGGAAACACGACCGCGCGGCGGCGGTCCCCCGGTCGCTGATCGAGGAGATGTCGACGGCGTCCTCGGAGGCGCTGCCGGCGTGGGAGGCGGCGAAGGCCGACGACGACTTCGAGTCCTTCGTGCCGCATCTGGAGACCCACGTCGAACTCAGCCGGGAGTACGCCGAGCAGATCGACCCCGACCGCGACCCGTATGCCGTACTCTTCGAGGAGTTCGAGCCGTGTCTCCCCTTGGAGCGCGCAGAGTCGATCCTCGCGACGCTCAAGGAGACGCTGGTGCCGATGATCGAGGAGATCCGCGCCTCCGAGGCGGACCTCGCGACCGACGCGTTCACCTCGCTGGGGGAGTATCCCGCCGACACGCAGGAGGAACTCTGCCGCGACGTGTTGACGGCGCTGGGCTACCCCTGGGAGCGCGGCCGGCTCGACACCGCCCCCCATCCGTTCTCGTCGGGGACGACGTTCGACGCCCGGGTGACGACCCGGTTCGACGAGTCGGACCCGCTGGGGTCGCTTTTGTCGACCGTCCACGAGTTCGGGCACGCGACCTACACGCTGGGGCTGCCGGACGACCACTACGCGACCCCGCTGGGCGAGGATCGGGACCTCTCGGTCCACGAGTCCCAATCGCGGCTGTGGGAGAACCACGTCGGCCGCTCGCAGGCGTTCTGGGAGAGCTTCCTCCCGACGGTCGCAGAACAGTTTCCCCAGGCGTCGGACGTGACCCCGCGGGAGGCCTACGAGGCCGCAAACCAGGTGTACGAGAACAACCTCATCCGGGTCGAGGCCGACGAACTCACCTACCACCTCCACGTCGTGATCCGCTACGAGATCGAGCGCGACCTGATCCGCGGCGATCTCGACGTCGCCGAGGTCCCCGACGTGTGGAACGACAAGTACGAGCAGTACCTCGGGATCCGGCCGGAGACTGATACCGAAGGCTGTCTCCAGGACATCCACTGGGCCCACGGCAACTTCGGCTACTTCCCGACGTACTCGCTGGGGTCGGCGATGGCCGCACAGCTGTACGCCGCCGCCGAGGCCGACATCGACGGCCTTGAGTCGTCGGTCGCCGCCGGCGAGTTCGACGCGCTCCACGGGTGGCTGACCGAGAACGTCCACCGCCACGGCGCCCGCTACGAGACCGACGACCTGGTCGAACACGCCACGGGATCGCCGTTCACCGCCGACGCGTTCGTCGACTACGTCACCGAGAAGTACGGCGCGCTCTACGACCTCGATACCGTCTGA
- a CDS encoding HVO_0416 family zinc finger protein, whose translation MAATPTPDDALFDEFLDDRGHETEPVRWEESYNKKQCPECGALHDDDAVDCTVCGWNPQ comes from the coding sequence ATGGCAGCGACACCAACTCCGGACGACGCCCTGTTCGACGAGTTCCTCGACGACCGCGGTCACGAGACCGAGCCGGTACGATGGGAGGAGTCGTATAACAAAAAGCAGTGCCCGGAGTGCGGTGCGCTTCACGACGACGACGCCGTCGACTGTACAGTCTGCGGGTGGAACCCCCAGTAG
- a CDS encoding UvrD-helicase domain-containing protein gives MTDSDTTVTRLFGGPGSGKTTALLDRVDELLEREDVSIRDILVVSYTRAAAAEVRERLAERRGVSPRALKGNVATMHAKAYELLDLSRGDVVGEDDKQEFCEEFGIEFEDEYSGAGRRTARSTTIGNKIIATSQWLQRTRRDVADWYDVPFQWNVEEVRLPPEVDPNAQEGNKYTPTWPSDDDRIDVPEVIRAWRAYKGEHGLVGFADMLERVKQRSLVPHVDNLVIDEFQDITTLQYDVYEEWKPHMDRVLVAGDDDQVVYAWQGADPNLLLDADRDEDVILPNSYRLPSRVLSVVNQEIRHIDTRQEKDLRPRKEGGTVEGIDSPSMLDLARNVRYTIESGDDDETIMVLFRARYQLFRFIDEFLPLGMPFSALTDQRMWTDRLTQYVRAVEALDEGTELDGLQARRLADMLQESAFGTNDRDELFDYIDELEGESNADDLTELRVDPDTIAEFAPFAPDADSAGDMLRKVTSFQRNSVEAYFDGDYRKMDPDRVRIGTIHSAKGREADHVFVATDLTEKVVEQMAASVDDTEVPGVEEFTSKTDPVPILTDNERRVFYVGMSRARERLVLLENLVSGAPTLPVSVLLHNEIREESVEELLDAAQEADAPAPEPDA, from the coding sequence ATGACCGACTCGGACACCACAGTCACCCGGTTGTTCGGTGGACCGGGAAGCGGGAAGACGACCGCCTTGCTGGACCGCGTCGACGAGCTGCTGGAGCGCGAGGACGTGTCGATCCGCGACATCCTCGTCGTCTCCTACACCCGGGCGGCCGCCGCGGAGGTCCGCGAGCGCCTCGCGGAGCGCCGCGGCGTCTCCCCCCGAGCGCTGAAGGGGAACGTGGCGACGATGCACGCGAAAGCGTACGAACTGCTGGATCTCTCCCGCGGCGACGTCGTCGGCGAGGACGACAAACAGGAGTTCTGCGAGGAGTTCGGCATCGAGTTCGAAGACGAGTACAGCGGCGCGGGCCGGCGGACCGCCCGCTCGACCACCATCGGCAACAAGATCATCGCCACGAGCCAGTGGCTCCAGCGGACCCGCCGCGACGTCGCCGACTGGTACGACGTCCCCTTCCAGTGGAACGTCGAGGAGGTCCGACTTCCCCCCGAGGTCGACCCCAACGCCCAGGAGGGTAACAAGTACACGCCGACGTGGCCCTCCGACGACGACCGGATCGACGTGCCGGAGGTCATCCGGGCGTGGCGCGCCTACAAGGGCGAACACGGTCTGGTCGGCTTCGCGGACATGCTCGAACGGGTCAAACAGCGGTCGCTGGTCCCTCACGTCGACAACCTGGTGATCGACGAGTTCCAGGACATCACGACCCTGCAGTACGACGTCTACGAGGAGTGGAAACCGCACATGGACCGCGTGCTGGTCGCCGGCGACGACGACCAGGTGGTCTACGCGTGGCAGGGCGCTGACCCGAACCTGCTGCTGGACGCCGACCGCGACGAGGACGTGATCCTCCCGAACTCCTACCGGCTGCCCTCGCGGGTGCTCAGCGTGGTGAACCAGGAGATCCGTCACATCGACACCCGCCAGGAGAAGGACCTCCGGCCGCGGAAGGAGGGCGGCACCGTCGAGGGGATCGACTCCCCCTCGATGCTGGATCTCGCCCGCAACGTCCGCTACACCATCGAGAGCGGCGACGACGACGAGACCATTATGGTGTTGTTCCGGGCACGCTACCAGCTGTTCCGCTTTATCGACGAGTTCCTCCCGCTGGGGATGCCCTTTTCGGCGCTGACCGACCAGCGGATGTGGACCGACCGGCTGACACAGTACGTCCGCGCCGTGGAGGCCCTCGACGAGGGGACGGAACTCGACGGCCTCCAGGCCCGCCGGCTCGCGGATATGCTCCAAGAGTCGGCGTTCGGGACGAACGACCGCGACGAACTGTTCGACTACATCGACGAACTCGAAGGAGAGTCGAACGCCGACGACCTCACCGAACTGCGGGTCGACCCCGACACTATCGCGGAGTTCGCGCCGTTCGCACCCGACGCCGATTCCGCGGGCGATATGCTCCGGAAGGTCACGTCGTTCCAGCGCAACTCCGTGGAGGCGTACTTCGACGGCGACTATCGGAAAATGGACCCCGACCGCGTCCGGATCGGCACCATCCACTCCGCGAAGGGTCGGGAGGCCGACCACGTCTTCGTCGCCACCGACCTGACCGAGAAGGTGGTCGAACAGATGGCGGCGTCGGTCGACGATACCGAGGTGCCGGGCGTCGAGGAGTTCACCTCCAAGACCGATCCGGTCCCGATCCTCACCGACAACGAGCGGCGGGTGTTCTACGTCGGAATGTCGCGGGCCAGAGAGCGGCTCGTCCTCCTCGAAAATCTGGTGAGCGGCGCGCCGACCCTTCCGGTCAGCGTCCTCCTCCACAACGAGATCCGCGAGGAATCCGTCGAGGAGCTGCTGGACGCCGCCCAGGAGGCCGACGCGCCGGCGCCGGAGCCGGACGCGTAG
- a CDS encoding M24 family metallopeptidase has translation MASERPGDPNGDAGRDRILTPEPPGIDYGPVDAAIDDIGAAGFVAVGGRFDPDLRYLTRFEGPERGYAFVRVPGRSVLCAPAGCVRAAEAGFDGEVTVDRVADPAGERAAAILDRERGDAAPGAVVLVPPTIPHDAAVYLEWAGYELRSTTAVAEARVVKSDGETDAIDAVQRAATAGVREAERLLAAAEVDGDELRSEGRPVTAGRLRRATNAELARRGVTGGGNTVVAAGAGTEAGGMNGTDGRIRVDDPVVVAVAPRGPYGYHGSVTRTVVVDSDGGWERRAYVAVESALDAALAEVEAGAVASAVGREADAELAAFGFDPAAVAEEAAAPGHGVGLSRRERPFLDSDAELKPGHVVAVEPGVTEPDRGEVRLSALVVVTADGYDRLGEGDPSFTPRP, from the coding sequence GTGGCTTCCGAGCGGCCCGGCGATCCCAACGGGGACGCCGGTCGCGACCGAATCCTGACTCCGGAGCCACCGGGGATCGACTACGGCCCGGTCGACGCCGCGATCGACGACATCGGCGCCGCCGGCTTCGTCGCGGTCGGCGGCCGCTTCGATCCGGACCTCCGGTATCTGACCCGGTTCGAGGGCCCCGAACGCGGGTACGCGTTCGTCCGCGTTCCCGGCAGGAGCGTGTTGTGTGCGCCGGCCGGATGCGTCAGGGCGGCGGAAGCCGGGTTCGACGGCGAGGTCACGGTCGACCGCGTTGCCGACCCGGCGGGCGAACGCGCCGCCGCGATCCTCGACCGCGAACGCGGCGATGCGGCGCCGGGTGCCGTGGTCCTTGTGCCGCCGACGATCCCCCACGACGCCGCGGTCTACCTCGAATGGGCGGGCTACGAACTCCGGTCGACGACGGCGGTCGCCGAGGCACGCGTCGTCAAGTCGGACGGCGAGACCGACGCGATCGACGCCGTCCAGCGGGCGGCGACGGCGGGCGTCCGCGAGGCCGAGCGCCTACTTGCGGCGGCCGAGGTCGACGGCGACGAACTTCGGTCGGAGGGCCGCCCGGTCACCGCCGGCCGTCTCCGACGGGCGACGAACGCCGAACTCGCCCGGCGCGGCGTCACGGGCGGGGGCAACACCGTCGTCGCCGCAGGGGCGGGGACGGAAGCCGGCGGGATGAACGGGACTGACGGCCGGATCCGGGTTGACGACCCGGTCGTCGTCGCCGTCGCGCCGCGGGGGCCGTACGGGTACCACGGCTCCGTGACCCGAACGGTCGTCGTCGACAGCGACGGCGGGTGGGAACGCCGGGCGTACGTCGCGGTCGAATCCGCGCTCGACGCCGCGCTCGCCGAGGTCGAGGCCGGCGCCGTCGCGAGCGCGGTCGGCCGGGAGGCAGACGCCGAACTCGCGGCGTTCGGGTTCGATCCCGCGGCGGTGGCCGAGGAGGCAGCCGCGCCCGGCCACGGCGTCGGGCTCTCGCGGCGTGAGCGGCCGTTCCTCGACAGCGACGCGGAACTGAAACCGGGACACGTCGTGGCCGTCGAGCCGGGAGTGACGGAGCCCGATCGGGGAGAGGTCCGGCTGTCCGCCCTCGTTGTCGTGACGGCGGACGGTTACGACCGGCTGGGCGAGGGCGACCCGTCGTTCACGCCGCGACCCTGA
- a CDS encoding DUF7533 family protein has protein sequence MRLGILGTIQLAATVIFAAPVGIFGLTRLTEGDVLLGGGLLAVAVAMVALPQYLTTPGEIPMKIIEGVVGRAVVTPDDDEDAE, from the coding sequence ATGCGACTCGGGATCCTCGGCACGATCCAACTGGCCGCGACCGTCATCTTCGCCGCACCCGTGGGCATCTTCGGGCTGACCCGGCTCACGGAGGGCGACGTCTTGCTGGGCGGCGGGTTGCTCGCGGTCGCGGTCGCAATGGTCGCGCTGCCGCAGTACCTCACCACCCCGGGTGAGATCCCGATGAAGATCATCGAGGGGGTCGTGGGGCGGGCGGTCGTGACGCCCGACGACGACGAGGACGCCGAGTAG
- a CDS encoding NAD+ synthase: protein MSTDQQVLQSDAPLDLRLSDAELDATAAHLAAFIEDVVDDAGAEGAVIGLSGGIDSTTVAYLAVEALGPSNVHGLVMPSVANSEENMSDAEWVAEELGIEYDVVEIQPIAEAFFDAFPEAADDRMAAGNVYVRTRAVLNYFVANHENRVVLGTGNRAEAMAGYYTKYGDQAVDCNPIGNLYKQQVRQLAAHLGAPENLVTKTPSAEMWSGQTDEAEMGLDYDTLDAILALHVDGPLSKAATVRALNVDESHVERVVDLHERSAHKRAMPPAPDPLHR from the coding sequence ATGAGCACGGATCAACAGGTCCTACAGTCCGACGCACCGCTCGATCTCCGGCTGTCCGACGCCGAACTCGACGCCACCGCAGCCCATCTCGCAGCGTTCATCGAGGACGTCGTCGACGACGCGGGCGCGGAGGGCGCCGTCATCGGACTCTCCGGCGGGATCGACAGCACCACCGTGGCGTACCTCGCGGTCGAGGCGCTGGGGCCCAGCAACGTCCACGGTCTGGTGATGCCCAGCGTCGCCAACTCGGAGGAGAATATGAGCGACGCCGAGTGGGTCGCCGAGGAGCTCGGCATCGAGTACGACGTCGTGGAGATCCAGCCGATCGCGGAGGCGTTCTTCGATGCGTTCCCCGAGGCCGCCGACGATCGGATGGCCGCGGGCAACGTCTACGTCCGGACCCGCGCGGTCCTGAACTACTTCGTCGCCAACCACGAGAACCGGGTCGTGCTCGGCACCGGCAACCGCGCGGAGGCGATGGCGGGCTACTACACCAAGTACGGCGACCAGGCGGTCGACTGCAACCCCATCGGCAACCTCTACAAACAGCAGGTCCGCCAGCTTGCGGCCCACCTCGGCGCGCCCGAGAACCTGGTGACGAAGACGCCCTCCGCGGAGATGTGGTCGGGCCAGACCGACGAGGCGGAGATGGGCCTGGACTACGACACCCTCGACGCAATCCTCGCGCTCCACGTCGACGGCCCGCTTTCGAAAGCCGCCACGGTCCGGGCGCTCAACGTCGACGAGAGCCACGTCGAGCGCGTGGTCGACCTCCACGAGCGGAGCGCCCACAAGCGGGCGATGCCGCCGGCGCCCGACCCGCTCCACCGGTAG